The following are from one region of the Mixophyes fleayi isolate aMixFle1 chromosome 7, aMixFle1.hap1, whole genome shotgun sequence genome:
- the LOC142098462 gene encoding olfactory receptor 1-like: MDNYTSTKEIHILPFYRTDENKAVIFTVFAFIYLTGLLMNTAIITVICIDAHLHTPMYVLLCNLSFVDMCYTTVTMPKLLDMLLSGNNTVSFTQCFTQMYFLFLAAGSEDFLLLTMAYDRYVAICNPLQYHSIMSKKMCLLFMTVIWLYACLHSSLITISASKMYFCHSNTIQNFYCDAKALTNIACGGTEVFYTVIYIEVLLIGLLPFLCSLTSYSKILKIIFNIKSIDGRRKAFSTCSSHLIVIIMFYSTGTSVYMIPTSDNYSVLEQICTVLYTTVTPMLNPLIYSFKNKDIKCAVLRLLGIQLNNQV; encoded by the coding sequence ATGGATAATTATACATCTACTAAAGAAATTCACATTTTGCCATTTTACAGAACAGATGAGAATAAAGCAGTCATTTTTACTGTATTTGCTTTCATATATTTGACTGGATTATTAATGAATACAGCTATAATTACTGTGATATGTATTGATGCTCATTTACACACTCCCATGTATGTCCTTCTCTGCAACTTATCCTTTGTAGATATGTGTTATACAACGGTCACTATGCCCAAACTACTAGACATGTTACTGTCTGGGAATAACACAGTGTCCTTCACACAATGCTTCACCCagatgtactttttatttttagctgCCGGCTCAGAAGATTTTCTATTACTCACAATGgcatatgaccgatatgttgcgATATGTAACCCCTTACAGTACCATAGTATCATGAGTAAGAAAATGTGTCTCCTGTTCATGACTGTCATCTGGCTCTATGCATGTTTACACTCCTCACTGATTACAATTTCAGCatcaaaaatgtatttctgtcaTTCTAACACAATTCAGAACTTTTACTGTGATGCTAAAGCTCTGACTAACATCGCCTGCGGTGGAACAGAAGTGTTTTATACAGTCATTTATATAGAGGTATTGTTAATTGGACTTTTACCATTTTTGTGCAGTTTGACATCTTATTCAAAAATCCTGAAGATCATCTTTAATATTAAATCTATTGATGGAAGAAGAAAAGCCTTCTCtacctgctcatcccacctcatTGTCATCATTATGTTTTATAGCACAGGTACATCGGTATATATGATACCAACATCGGACAACTACAGTGTTCTAGAACAGATCTGTACTGTGCTCTATACAACTGTGACACCAATGCTTAACCCTTtgatatacagttttaaaaataaagacattaaGTGTGCTGTGCTGAGATTATTGGGGATACAATTAAATAACCAAGTCTAA